From a region of the Mycobacterium sp. SMC-8 genome:
- the der gene encoding ribosome biogenesis GTPase Der — MSEDGTWSQESDWEIGAEEVADAIEEVSAPPPVIAVVGRPNVGKSTLVNRILGRREAVVQDVPGVTRDRVSYDASWSGQRFVVQDTGGWEPDAKGLQQLVAEQASVAMRTADAIIFVVDSVVGATAADEAAAKLLQRSGKPVFLAANKVDNERGEADAAALWSLGLGQPHSISAMHGRGVADLLDVVVDALPTISEVAGAGGGGPRRVALVGKPNVGKSSLLNRLSGDERSVVHDVAGTTVDPVDSLIEMDGKLWRFVDTAGLRRKVGQASGHEFYASVRTHGAIDAAEVAIVLVDASQPLTEQDQRVLSMVIEAGRALVLAFNKWDLVDEDRRYLLDREIDLQLAQLQWAPRVNISAKTGRAVQKLVPALETALRSWDTRVPTGRLNTFFKEVVAATPPPVRGGKQPRILFATQATARPPTFVLFTTGFLEAGYRRFLERKLRETFGFEGSPIRINVRVREKRGAKSRR; from the coding sequence ATGAGCGAGGACGGCACCTGGTCGCAGGAGAGCGATTGGGAGATCGGCGCCGAAGAGGTCGCGGACGCGATCGAGGAGGTTTCCGCGCCGCCGCCGGTGATCGCCGTGGTCGGGCGGCCCAACGTCGGAAAGTCGACGCTGGTCAACCGGATCCTGGGCCGGCGCGAGGCGGTGGTGCAGGACGTCCCCGGCGTGACCCGGGACCGCGTGTCCTATGACGCGAGCTGGTCCGGTCAGCGTTTCGTCGTGCAGGACACCGGCGGCTGGGAACCCGACGCCAAAGGCCTGCAGCAGCTGGTCGCCGAGCAGGCCTCGGTGGCGATGCGCACCGCCGACGCCATCATCTTCGTGGTCGACTCCGTCGTCGGCGCCACCGCCGCCGACGAGGCCGCCGCAAAACTGTTGCAGCGCTCTGGGAAACCGGTGTTCCTGGCCGCGAACAAAGTCGACAACGAGCGGGGCGAAGCGGATGCGGCGGCGCTGTGGTCGCTCGGGCTGGGACAGCCCCACTCGATCAGCGCCATGCACGGCCGCGGCGTCGCCGACCTGCTCGATGTCGTCGTCGACGCGCTGCCCACCATCTCCGAGGTGGCCGGCGCCGGTGGCGGCGGTCCGCGCCGGGTGGCGCTGGTGGGCAAGCCCAACGTCGGCAAATCCTCGCTGCTGAACCGCCTGTCCGGCGACGAGCGGTCGGTGGTGCACGACGTGGCGGGAACCACCGTGGACCCGGTCGACTCGCTGATCGAGATGGACGGCAAGCTCTGGCGTTTCGTCGACACCGCGGGTCTGCGCCGCAAGGTCGGGCAGGCCAGCGGCCACGAGTTCTACGCCTCGGTGCGCACCCATGGCGCGATCGACGCCGCCGAGGTGGCGATCGTGCTCGTCGACGCGTCGCAGCCCCTGACCGAACAGGACCAGCGCGTGCTGTCGATGGTGATCGAGGCGGGGCGGGCGCTGGTGCTGGCGTTCAACAAGTGGGACCTGGTCGACGAAGACCGTCGCTACCTGCTCGACCGTGAGATCGATCTGCAGCTCGCGCAACTGCAGTGGGCGCCGCGGGTGAACATCTCGGCCAAGACCGGCCGCGCGGTGCAGAAACTGGTGCCCGCACTGGAGACCGCGCTGCGGTCCTGGGACACCCGGGTGCCGACCGGCCGGCTCAACACGTTCTTCAAGGAGGTCGTCGCCGCGACGCCGCCACCGGTGCGCGGCGGTAAGCAGCCCCGGATCCTGTTCGCCACCCAGGCGACCGCGCGTCCGCCGACTTTTGTGCTGTTCACCACCGGGTTCCTGGAGGCCGGCTATCGCCGCTTCCTGGAACGCAAACTGCGTGAGACGTTCGGGTTCGAGGGCAGTCCGATCAGGATCAATGTGCGCGTCCGGGAGAAGAGGGGCGCTAAGTCCCGCCGGTGA
- the cmk gene encoding (d)CMP kinase, translating into MSPSVVVAIDGPAGTGKSTVARGLATSLNARYLDTGAMYRIVTLAVLRAGVDPADAAAVGAVAQTVELAVGSDPAQDRSYLAGEDVSLEIRGDAVTKAVSAVSAVPAVRARLVALQRELASAPDSVVVEGRDIGTVVLPDADVKIFLTASAEERARRRHDQNVAAGLPGDYEAVLADVRRRDHLDSTRAVSPLRAADDALVVDTSTMNQSEVVTYLTGLVEQKAGVTR; encoded by the coding sequence GTGAGCCCCTCGGTGGTGGTCGCGATCGACGGGCCTGCCGGGACCGGAAAGTCCACGGTGGCAAGGGGTTTGGCGACTTCGCTGAATGCCCGTTACCTCGACACCGGCGCGATGTACCGCATCGTGACGCTGGCGGTGCTGCGCGCAGGGGTCGATCCGGCCGATGCGGCGGCCGTCGGGGCCGTCGCGCAGACCGTCGAGTTGGCGGTCGGCAGCGATCCGGCTCAGGACCGGTCCTATCTGGCAGGCGAGGACGTTTCGCTCGAGATCCGCGGTGACGCCGTCACCAAAGCCGTGTCGGCGGTCTCGGCCGTACCGGCGGTGCGGGCCCGGCTGGTCGCACTGCAACGTGAATTGGCCTCGGCGCCGGACAGTGTCGTGGTCGAGGGCCGCGACATCGGCACCGTGGTGCTGCCCGATGCCGACGTCAAGATCTTCCTGACCGCCTCGGCGGAGGAGCGGGCCCGGCGCCGTCACGACCAGAACGTCGCCGCGGGTCTGCCCGGTGACTACGAGGCGGTGCTCGCCGACGTCCGGCGCCGCGACCACCTGGATTCCACCCGTGCGGTGTCGCCGTTGCGCGCCGCCGACGATGCGCTGGTGGTGGACACCAGCACCATGAACCAGTCCGAGGTCGTGACCTACCTGACCGGGCTCGTCGAACAGAAAGCTGGGGTCACCCGATGA
- a CDS encoding sulfite exporter TauE/SafE family protein, whose protein sequence is MVLIALAGVGAGAINAIVGSGTLITFPTLVTLGFPPVTATMSNAVGLVAGGVSGTWGYRRELRGQWHRLRWQIPASFIGAAGGAWLLLHLPEKVFTTVVPVLLVVALALVVVGPRIQNWARQRAEAAGRSADHVSAARMAALVAATFAVGVYGGYFTAAQGILLIAAMGALLPEDMQRMNAAKNLLSLIVNIVAAVAYTVVAFDRISWAAAGLIAIGSLVGGFLGAHYGRRLSPNALRAVIVVVGLVGLYRLLTV, encoded by the coding sequence ATGGTCCTCATCGCGCTTGCCGGGGTCGGCGCCGGCGCTATCAACGCCATCGTCGGCTCCGGGACGCTGATCACGTTCCCGACGCTGGTGACTCTGGGCTTCCCGCCGGTGACGGCGACCATGTCCAACGCCGTCGGCCTGGTCGCCGGCGGAGTGTCGGGAACCTGGGGATACCGGCGCGAACTGCGCGGGCAGTGGCACCGGCTGCGCTGGCAGATCCCGGCCTCGTTCATCGGTGCGGCCGGCGGGGCGTGGCTGCTCCTGCACCTGCCGGAGAAAGTGTTCACCACGGTTGTTCCCGTGTTGCTGGTGGTGGCTCTCGCGCTGGTGGTGGTCGGTCCCCGCATCCAGAACTGGGCCAGGCAGCGCGCCGAGGCCGCTGGCCGGTCCGCCGACCACGTGTCGGCAGCGCGGATGGCCGCGTTGGTGGCCGCGACGTTCGCGGTCGGGGTGTACGGCGGCTATTTCACCGCGGCTCAGGGGATCCTTCTGATCGCCGCGATGGGCGCGCTGCTGCCCGAGGACATGCAGCGGATGAACGCGGCCAAGAACCTGCTGTCGCTGATCGTCAACATCGTCGCCGCGGTGGCCTACACCGTGGTGGCGTTCGACCGGATCAGCTGGGCCGCGGCAGGGTTGATCGCGATCGGTTCACTGGTCGGCGGGTTCCTCGGCGCGCACTATGGGCGCCGGCTGTCGCCGAACGCGTTGCGCGCCGTGATCGTCGTGGTGGGCCTCGTCGGGTTGTATCGACTGCTGACCGTGTAA
- a CDS encoding pseudouridine synthase, whose protein sequence is MTDDDGVRLQKVLSQAGIASRRVAEKMIRDGRVEVDGQIVTELGTRVDPAASVIRVDGSRISIDDTLVHLAINKPRGMHSTMSDDRGRPCVGDLVEHRVRGNKKLFHVGRLDADTEGLLLLTNDGELAHRLMHPSFEVPKSYVATVLGSVPKGLGRKLRDGIELDDGPVRLDDFAVVDTVPGRTLVRVTLHEGRKRIVRRLLGEVGFPVQELVRTDIGAVTLGDQRPGSIRPLTQKEIGELYKAVGL, encoded by the coding sequence ATGACAGACGACGACGGGGTCCGCCTGCAGAAGGTGTTGTCCCAGGCCGGAATTGCATCCCGCCGAGTAGCGGAGAAGATGATCCGGGACGGCCGGGTCGAGGTGGACGGGCAGATCGTCACCGAGCTCGGAACCCGGGTGGATCCCGCGGCCTCGGTGATCCGGGTCGACGGATCGCGGATCTCGATCGACGACACCCTGGTGCACCTGGCGATCAACAAGCCCCGCGGCATGCACTCGACGATGTCCGACGACCGCGGTCGACCCTGCGTGGGCGACCTGGTGGAGCACCGGGTGCGCGGCAACAAGAAGCTCTTCCATGTCGGGCGGCTGGACGCCGACACCGAGGGCCTGCTGCTGCTGACCAACGACGGGGAACTGGCGCACCGCTTGATGCACCCGTCGTTCGAGGTGCCCAAGTCCTATGTCGCGACGGTGCTCGGCTCGGTGCCCAAGGGGTTGGGCCGCAAGCTGCGTGACGGGATCGAGCTCGACGACGGGCCGGTCCGGCTCGACGATTTCGCGGTGGTAGACACCGTGCCCGGTCGTACGCTGGTGCGGGTGACGCTGCACGAGGGCCGCAAACGGATCGTGCGGCGGCTGCTGGGCGAGGTCGGCTTCCCGGTGCAGGAACTGGTGCGCACCGACATCGGCGCGGTCACCCTCGGTGATCAGCGTCCCGGCAGCATCCGGCCGTTGACCCAGAAGGAGATCGGCGAACTGTACAAGGCGGTGGGATTGTGA
- a CDS encoding sulfite exporter TauE/SafE family protein has product MRSLLIFTLVGVGAQLVDGALGMAFGVTATTLLVLSGVGAAQASAAIHLAEVGTTFASGVSHWKFKNIDWALVAKLGGPGAVGAFLGATVLSSLSTEHAAPLMAAILVAIGAYVLLRFSLRTPLTLARGTNHSVKFLAPLGLFGGFIDASGGGGWGPVTTSTLLSQGKTAPRTVIGSVSASEFLVAVSASLGFLIGLRQEFLENWPVVVGLMVGGVIAAPFAAWLVTKVSPALLGSAVGGVIVLTNSQKLVHFFDIQWPWSTAIYSVIVVAWASLVIYAWRTSRGPRFAPETAAADAASEPVAR; this is encoded by the coding sequence ATGCGTTCGCTTCTCATCTTCACGCTTGTCGGTGTCGGCGCCCAACTGGTCGACGGTGCACTGGGCATGGCGTTCGGTGTCACCGCCACGACGCTGCTGGTGCTGTCCGGCGTCGGGGCCGCCCAGGCCAGCGCCGCGATCCATCTCGCCGAGGTCGGCACCACGTTCGCCTCCGGGGTGTCGCACTGGAAGTTCAAGAACATCGACTGGGCGCTGGTCGCCAAGCTGGGAGGGCCGGGCGCGGTCGGCGCGTTCCTCGGCGCCACCGTGCTCTCCTCGCTGTCCACCGAGCACGCGGCGCCGCTGATGGCCGCGATCCTGGTCGCGATCGGCGCCTACGTGTTGCTGCGGTTCTCGCTGCGCACCCCGTTGACGCTGGCGCGGGGGACCAATCACAGCGTCAAGTTCCTCGCCCCGCTGGGGTTGTTCGGCGGGTTCATCGACGCGTCGGGCGGAGGCGGCTGGGGTCCGGTGACCACCAGCACGCTGCTGTCGCAAGGCAAGACCGCGCCGCGGACGGTGATCGGCTCGGTCAGCGCGTCGGAGTTCCTGGTGGCGGTGTCGGCGTCGCTGGGCTTCCTGATCGGGCTGCGGCAGGAGTTCCTGGAGAACTGGCCGGTGGTGGTCGGACTCATGGTCGGCGGGGTGATCGCCGCACCGTTCGCGGCGTGGCTGGTGACCAAAGTCAGCCCGGCGCTGCTGGGCAGCGCGGTGGGCGGTGTCATCGTGCTGACCAACAGCCAGAAACTGGTGCACTTCTTCGACATTCAGTGGCCGTGGTCGACGGCCATCTACTCGGTGATCGTGGTGGCATGGGCGTCCCTGGTGATCTACGCGTGGCGCACGTCGCGGGGCCCGAGGTTCGCACCGGAGACGGCGGCCGCCGACGCGGCGTCAGAACCGGTCGCGCGCTGA
- the scpB gene encoding SMC-Scp complex subunit ScpB yields MTDDISTGTAPEAVTDVDPGTDATDESDEVPAAELDDDELDSVLEALLLVVDTPVTVDTLAGVTEQPSTRVAERLQQLAAALAARDSGIDLREAAGGWRMYTRSKYAPYVEKLLLDGARSRLTRAALETLAVVAYRQPVTRARVSAVRGVNVDAVMRTLLARGLITEAGTDADSGAATFATTELFLERLGLTSLTDLPDIAPLLPDVDVIDDISETLSEEPRFMKLNGASAPEAPAAIDVDQD; encoded by the coding sequence ATGACAGACGACATTTCGACCGGTACTGCGCCTGAGGCGGTAACCGATGTCGACCCCGGAACAGACGCGACCGACGAGAGCGACGAGGTTCCGGCCGCCGAATTGGACGACGACGAGCTGGACTCGGTGCTCGAAGCGCTGCTCCTGGTCGTCGACACCCCGGTGACAGTGGACACACTTGCCGGCGTCACCGAGCAGCCGTCGACGCGCGTGGCCGAGCGGCTGCAGCAGCTCGCGGCCGCGCTGGCCGCCCGCGACAGCGGCATCGACCTGCGGGAGGCGGCGGGCGGATGGCGGATGTACACGCGCTCGAAGTACGCCCCCTACGTCGAGAAACTGCTCCTCGACGGTGCGCGGTCCCGGCTGACCCGCGCCGCACTCGAGACCCTGGCGGTGGTGGCCTACCGGCAACCGGTCACCCGCGCCCGGGTCAGCGCGGTCCGCGGCGTCAACGTCGACGCGGTCATGCGCACCCTGCTGGCCCGCGGCCTGATCACCGAGGCAGGCACCGACGCCGATTCCGGGGCGGCGACGTTCGCCACCACCGAGCTGTTCCTCGAGCGGCTCGGGCTGACGTCGCTGACCGACCTGCCCGACATCGCACCTCTGCTTCCCGACGTCGACGTGATCGACGACATCAGCGAAACCCTCAGCGAAGAGCCGCGTTTCATGAAACTCAACGGCGCGTCCGCCCCCGAGGCGCCGGCCGCCATCGATGTGGATCAGGACTGA
- a CDS encoding ParA family protein, which produces MTDPTGGPVDAPGAPLAPDPEPAPGLTGRLPRQIPEPAARTSHGPAKVIAMCNQKGGVGKTTSTINLGASLAEYGRRVLLVDLDPQGALSAGLGVPHYELEHTVHNLLVEPRVSIDEVLIKTRVSGLDLVPSNIDLSAAEIQLVNEVGREQTLARALYPVLDRYDYVLIDCQPSLGLLTVNGLACSDGVIIPTECEFFSLRGLALLTDTVDKVHDRLNPKLSISGILITRYDPRTVNSREVMARVVERFGDLVFDTVVTRTVRFPETSVAGEPITTWAPKSAGAEAYRALAREVIHRFGA; this is translated from the coding sequence ATGACCGACCCGACGGGCGGTCCCGTGGACGCACCTGGGGCCCCGCTGGCCCCGGATCCCGAACCGGCCCCAGGTCTGACCGGCCGCCTCCCGCGGCAGATCCCCGAACCGGCGGCCCGCACGTCGCACGGACCGGCCAAGGTCATCGCGATGTGCAACCAGAAGGGCGGAGTCGGCAAGACCACGTCGACGATCAACCTGGGGGCCAGCCTCGCCGAGTACGGGCGGCGGGTGCTCCTGGTCGACCTCGACCCGCAGGGCGCGCTGTCAGCCGGCCTGGGCGTGCCGCACTACGAGCTCGAGCACACCGTGCACAACCTGCTGGTCGAGCCGAGGGTGTCGATCGATGAGGTGTTGATCAAGACCCGGGTGTCGGGCCTGGATCTGGTACCGAGCAATATCGACCTGTCGGCGGCTGAGATCCAGCTCGTCAACGAGGTGGGCCGGGAGCAGACCCTGGCCCGCGCGCTGTATCCGGTGCTGGACCGCTATGACTACGTGCTGATCGACTGCCAGCCCTCGCTGGGTCTGCTGACCGTCAACGGGCTGGCGTGCAGCGACGGCGTGATCATCCCCACCGAGTGCGAGTTCTTCTCGCTGCGCGGGCTGGCGCTGCTGACCGACACTGTCGACAAGGTGCACGACCGGCTCAACCCGAAGCTGTCGATCAGCGGGATCCTGATCACCCGCTACGACCCCCGCACCGTGAACTCGCGGGAGGTGATGGCCCGCGTGGTGGAGCGGTTCGGCGATCTGGTGTTCGACACCGTCGTCACCCGCACCGTGCGCTTCCCGGAGACCAGTGTGGCCGGCGAGCCTATCACCACGTGGGCACCGAAATCTGCTGGTGCAGAGGCATATCGAGCGCTCGCGCGTGAGGTCATCCACCGGTTCGGCGCGTGA
- the xerD gene encoding site-specific tyrosine recombinase XerD, with translation MTTGVEPAALDDQFQGYLDHLAIERGVAANTLSSYRRDLRRYAEHLASRGVTDLAGVTEADVTDFLVSLRRGDPDNGVVPLSAVSAARAVIAVRGLHRFAAAEGITTVDVAREVKPPTPGRRLPKSLSIDEVLALLEAAGGDSDADGPLTLRNRALLELLYSTGARISEAVGLDVDDVDTEARSVLLRGKGGKQRLIPIGRPAVGALDAYLVRARPDLARRGRGTPAIFLNARGGRLSRQSAWQVLQDAAERAGITATVSPHVLRHSFATHLLDGGADVRVVQELLGHASVTTTQIYTMVTVNALREVWAGAHPRAR, from the coding sequence ATGACCACCGGGGTGGAGCCGGCGGCGCTCGACGATCAGTTCCAGGGCTACCTGGACCACCTCGCGATCGAGCGCGGGGTGGCCGCGAACACCCTGAGCTCCTACCGTCGCGACCTGCGGCGCTACGCCGAGCACCTCGCGTCGCGCGGGGTCACCGACCTGGCCGGCGTGACCGAGGCCGACGTCACCGACTTCCTGGTGTCGCTGCGCCGCGGCGATCCCGACAACGGGGTGGTGCCACTGTCGGCGGTGTCGGCGGCCCGCGCCGTGATCGCGGTCCGCGGCCTGCACCGGTTCGCCGCCGCCGAAGGCATCACCACGGTCGACGTCGCCCGCGAGGTGAAGCCGCCGACGCCCGGTCGCCGGCTGCCCAAGAGCCTGAGCATCGACGAGGTGCTGGCCCTGCTGGAGGCCGCCGGCGGTGACAGCGACGCCGACGGCCCCCTGACCCTGCGCAACCGGGCGCTGCTGGAGCTGCTGTACTCCACCGGCGCCCGCATCTCCGAGGCGGTCGGCCTCGATGTCGACGACGTCGACACCGAGGCCCGGTCGGTGCTGCTGCGCGGCAAAGGCGGGAAACAACGGCTGATCCCGATCGGGCGGCCCGCGGTCGGCGCGCTGGACGCCTACCTGGTGCGTGCCCGGCCCGACCTGGCGCGGCGCGGCCGCGGCACCCCCGCGATCTTCCTCAACGCCCGCGGCGGGCGGTTGTCCCGGCAGAGCGCGTGGCAGGTGCTGCAGGACGCCGCCGAACGCGCGGGCATCACCGCGACGGTGTCCCCGCACGTGCTGCGCCACTCCTTCGCCACCCATCTGCTCGACGGCGGCGCCGACGTCCGCGTCGTGCAGGAACTGCTCGGGCACGCGTCGGTGACCACCACGCAGATTTACACCATGGTCACCGTTAATGCGCTGCGCGAGGTGTGGGCCGGCGCCCACCCCCGGGCGCGGTAG
- a CDS encoding cryptochrome/photolyase family protein: MAPARDDTPLWLFADQLGPAVHGGEHAHREVLLVKAASALRKRRYHRQKLHLVLSALRHADRDLGERATLVQADTYTDALKRFKRPVLVHQPTSHAAEKFVHRLKEQGLVADVLPTPTFALSRNDFQEWAGQRTRFRMEDFYRDQRRRFDVLMNGAEPVGNRWNYDEDNREPPPKKQPTLGAPAPYRPREDDIDEQVRRDLDGMDLDTVGADGARLFAVTPAEAKRALSRFIEHRLPLFGRFEDAIMGEDWAMAHSLLSVPLNLGVLHPLEAVEAAERAYRDKRAPLAAVEGFIRQILGWREYMWHLYWHFGPDYTDHNELKARTPLPAWWSELDADAVTARCLHHALKGVRDRGWTHHIQRLMILGSHALQRGYRPDELTEWFATAYVDGFGWVMPTNVVGMSQHADGGLLATKPYTSGGAYINKMSDHCGDCAYDPKKRLGDDACPFTAGYWAFSHRNRDRLAKNMRTRRVVSSMERLGDLESVIEQESARDRF; the protein is encoded by the coding sequence GTGGCCCCCGCGCGCGACGACACTCCCCTGTGGCTGTTCGCCGACCAGCTCGGGCCGGCCGTGCACGGCGGCGAGCACGCCCACCGCGAGGTCCTGCTCGTCAAGGCCGCCTCCGCGTTGCGCAAGCGTCGTTACCACCGCCAGAAGCTGCACCTGGTGCTCTCGGCACTGCGGCACGCCGACCGCGACCTGGGTGAGCGCGCCACGCTGGTGCAAGCCGACACCTATACCGATGCGCTGAAGCGCTTCAAACGACCGGTGCTCGTCCACCAGCCCACCTCGCACGCCGCCGAGAAGTTCGTCCACCGCCTCAAGGAACAGGGCTTGGTCGCCGATGTGCTGCCCACGCCGACCTTCGCCCTGTCGCGCAACGACTTCCAGGAGTGGGCCGGGCAGCGCACCCGCTTCCGGATGGAAGACTTCTACCGCGACCAACGCCGCCGCTTCGACGTGCTGATGAACGGCGCCGAACCCGTCGGCAACCGGTGGAACTACGACGAGGACAACCGGGAACCTCCCCCGAAGAAGCAGCCCACCCTCGGCGCGCCGGCACCGTACCGGCCCCGCGAGGACGACATCGACGAGCAGGTCCGCCGCGACCTCGACGGCATGGACCTCGACACCGTCGGCGCGGACGGGGCCCGCCTGTTCGCCGTCACCCCTGCCGAGGCGAAGCGGGCGCTGTCCCGGTTCATCGAACACCGGCTGCCGCTGTTCGGTCGCTTTGAGGACGCCATCATGGGTGAGGACTGGGCGATGGCGCACTCACTGCTGTCGGTCCCCCTCAACCTCGGCGTTCTGCATCCACTGGAGGCGGTGGAAGCCGCCGAGCGCGCTTACCGGGACAAGCGGGCGCCGCTGGCCGCCGTCGAGGGATTCATCCGGCAGATCCTCGGCTGGCGCGAATACATGTGGCACCTGTACTGGCACTTCGGCCCCGACTACACAGACCACAACGAGCTCAAAGCGCGCACCCCGCTACCGGCCTGGTGGTCGGAGCTCGACGCCGACGCCGTCACTGCCCGGTGCCTGCACCACGCGCTCAAAGGGGTTCGCGACCGTGGCTGGACGCACCACATCCAGCGGCTGATGATCCTCGGCAGCCACGCGCTGCAACGCGGCTACCGGCCCGACGAGCTCACCGAGTGGTTCGCCACCGCCTACGTCGACGGCTTCGGATGGGTGATGCCCACCAACGTGGTCGGAATGAGCCAGCACGCCGACGGTGGGCTGCTGGCCACGAAGCCGTACACCTCCGGCGGCGCCTACATCAACAAGATGAGCGACCACTGCGGCGACTGTGCCTACGACCCCAAGAAGCGGCTCGGAGACGACGCGTGCCCGTTCACCGCCGGCTATTGGGCATTCAGCCACCGGAACCGCGACCGGCTGGCCAAGAACATGCGCACCCGCCGTGTGGTGTCGTCGATGGAGCGGCTCGGCGACCTCGAGTCCGTCATCGAGCAGGAATCAGCGCGCGACCGGTTCTGA
- a CDS encoding O-methyltransferase: protein MNALQRWARLARGMPSFVRTGQIGDGRENACAAYVEAHAPHGDVDAALAAIDTFARREAMLVNIGDEKGVLLDAAVHRAAPTLVLELGTYCGYSALRIARAAPSARVLSVEFSAANAEVARRIWAHAGVADRVTCVVGTLGDGGRTLDALAGEHGVSPGSVDLLFIDHDKKAYLADLLSVEQRGWLHRGSIVVADNVRIPGAPGYRRHMRDHQGTRWNTVEHKTHVEYQTLLPDLVLESEYLGA, encoded by the coding sequence ATGAACGCGCTACAGCGGTGGGCGCGGCTGGCCCGGGGCATGCCGTCGTTCGTGCGCACCGGCCAGATCGGCGACGGCCGCGAGAACGCCTGCGCGGCCTATGTCGAGGCCCACGCCCCACATGGCGACGTCGATGCGGCGCTCGCCGCGATCGACACCTTCGCCCGACGCGAGGCGATGCTGGTCAACATCGGTGACGAGAAAGGCGTACTGCTCGACGCCGCGGTGCACCGGGCCGCGCCGACTCTGGTGCTCGAATTGGGCACATACTGCGGCTACAGCGCTCTGCGCATCGCGCGCGCTGCGCCGTCGGCGCGCGTGCTGTCAGTCGAGTTCTCGGCCGCCAACGCCGAGGTCGCGCGGCGGATCTGGGCCCACGCCGGGGTGGCCGACCGCGTCACCTGCGTGGTGGGCACCCTCGGCGACGGCGGGCGCACCCTCGACGCGCTCGCCGGCGAGCACGGGGTCTCCCCCGGCAGCGTGGACCTGTTGTTCATCGACCACGATAAGAAGGCGTATCTAGCGGACCTGCTCAGCGTCGAGCAGCGCGGGTGGCTGCACCGAGGCTCGATCGTGGTCGCCGACAACGTGCGCATCCCCGGCGCCCCCGGCTACCGCCGCCACATGCGCGATCATCAGGGCACCCGCTGGAACACCGTGGAACACAAGACCCATGTCGAGTACCAGACGCTGCTTCCCGACCTGGTGCTGGAGTCGGAGTACCTCGGCGCCTGA
- a CDS encoding segregation/condensation protein A, translating to MSETRTPQEPTDAKTQAGFQVRLSNFEGPFDLLLQLIFGHRLDVTEVALHKVTDEFIAYTKEIGPQLGLDETTSFLVVAATLLDLKAARLLPAGEIHDEEDLALLEVRDLLFARLLQYRAFKHVAQMFAELESAALRSYPRAVSLEDRYSDLLPEVMLGVDAARFSEIAAAAFTPRPVPTVGTDHLHQVSVSVPEQAANLIALLEQRGIGQWASFSELVSDCQVPMEIVGRFLALLELYRARAVTFEQPEALGVLQISWTGERPSSQQLATADAE from the coding sequence GTGAGCGAGACAAGGACCCCGCAGGAGCCCACCGACGCGAAGACCCAGGCCGGTTTCCAGGTTCGCCTGAGCAATTTCGAGGGCCCGTTCGACCTGCTGCTGCAACTCATTTTCGGCCACCGGCTCGACGTCACCGAGGTGGCGCTGCACAAGGTGACCGACGAGTTCATCGCCTACACCAAGGAGATCGGACCGCAGCTGGGCCTCGACGAGACCACCTCGTTCCTGGTGGTCGCCGCGACGCTGCTCGACCTGAAGGCGGCCCGGCTGCTGCCCGCCGGCGAGATCCACGACGAGGAGGACCTGGCTCTGCTCGAGGTGCGCGACCTGCTGTTCGCGAGGCTGCTGCAGTACCGGGCGTTCAAGCACGTCGCGCAGATGTTCGCCGAGCTGGAGAGCGCGGCGCTGCGCAGCTACCCGCGCGCGGTGTCGCTGGAGGACCGCTACTCCGACCTGTTGCCCGAGGTGATGCTGGGCGTCGACGCCGCCCGTTTCTCCGAGATCGCGGCGGCGGCGTTCACGCCCCGCCCCGTTCCGACGGTCGGCACCGACCATCTGCACCAGGTGTCGGTCTCTGTGCCCGAACAGGCCGCCAACCTGATCGCGCTGCTCGAACAGCGGGGGATCGGCCAGTGGGCCTCGTTCTCCGAACTGGTCTCCGACTGCCAGGTACCGATGGAAATCGTCGGACGGTTCCTCGCGCTCCTCGAGTTGTACCGGGCGCGGGCGGTAACATTCGAGCAGCCAGAGGCGCTTGGCGTGCTCCAGATCTCATGGACCGGAGAGCGGCCGAGCAGCCAACAGTTGGCGACCGCTGACGCGGAATAG